A stretch of Mucilaginibacter terrae DNA encodes these proteins:
- a CDS encoding SDR family NAD(P)-dependent oxidoreductase, with the protein MKSLENKAALVTGAGSGIGRAVAIGYAAEGAAVMVSDINEQAGLETVALIEKEGGKASFFKADTSTAEDNEALVKATVETFGKLDIACNNAGIGGDAAETANYSLESWKKVLDINLDGVFYGCKYQLAAMEQNGGGSIVNMASIHGSVAAPFSSAYTTSKHAVVGLTKNIGAEYAKKNIRCNAVGPAYIDTPLLEKNLKPEQLEALKQKHPIGRLGTAEEVANLVVFLSSDKASFMTGAYYLVDGGYTAV; encoded by the coding sequence ATGAAAAGTTTAGAAAACAAAGCAGCCTTGGTAACAGGAGCGGGTTCGGGCATTGGCAGAGCGGTGGCTATTGGTTATGCAGCCGAAGGTGCAGCTGTTATGGTATCAGACATTAACGAGCAGGCCGGTTTAGAAACCGTTGCTTTAATTGAGAAAGAAGGCGGTAAAGCCTCATTTTTTAAAGCAGATACCTCTACCGCTGAAGATAATGAAGCATTAGTAAAAGCCACAGTTGAAACCTTTGGCAAACTGGATATTGCCTGCAACAATGCCGGTATTGGCGGCGATGCAGCCGAAACGGCCAACTATTCTCTCGAGAGCTGGAAGAAAGTACTCGACATCAATCTCGACGGTGTATTTTACGGCTGTAAATATCAGCTTGCGGCCATGGAGCAAAACGGCGGCGGTTCTATCGTTAATATGGCGTCAATTCATGGTTCGGTGGCGGCTCCATTTTCGAGCGCTTATACTACCTCAAAACATGCCGTGGTGGGCTTAACCAAAAATATTGGTGCCGAGTATGCAAAAAAGAATATCCGTTGTAATGCGGTTGGTCCGGCTTATATTGATACCCCTTTGTTAGAGAAAAATCTGAAGCCCGAACAGCTTGAGGCATTAAAGCAAAAACACCCTATTGGCCGCCTGGGTACAGCCGAGGAGGTTGCTAACCTGGTTGTGTTCTTAAGTTCGGATAAAGCCTCTTTTATGACCGGGGCATATTACCTGGTTGATGGGGGTTATACCGCCGTATAA
- the asnS gene encoding asparagine--tRNA ligase, whose protein sequence is MSERIKIKALLQTTPAEQEVNVKGWVRTFRNNQFIALNDGSTNSNIQIVVDFQNTDEALLKRITTGAALSVTGILVASLGKGQAVDVKATSIEILGDSDPEKYPLQPKKHSLEFLREIAHLRFRTNTFGAIFRVRNSLSFAVHQFFQEKGFVYLHTPVITASDAEGAGEAFKVTNLDLNNLPRTESGEIDYKQDFFGRATNLTVSGQLEGELGAMALSDIYTFGPTFRAENSNTTRHLAEFWMIEPEMAFYDLADNMDLAEGLLKYVINYALEHNAEDIEFLTQRLLEEEKSKPQQERSEMTLLEKLQFCLNNDFERLTYTQAIEILKDSTPNKKKKFQYLIEGWGADLQSEHERYLVEKHFKKPVILTDYPKEIKSFYMRQNDDGKTVAAMDILFPGIGEIVGGSQREERLERLEQRMDEIGIPKDELWWYLDTRRFGGCPHAGFGLGFERLVLFVTGMGNIRDVIPFPRFPKNAEF, encoded by the coding sequence ATGAGTGAGCGAATTAAGATTAAAGCACTGCTGCAAACCACGCCGGCAGAACAGGAAGTAAATGTTAAAGGATGGGTACGCACCTTTCGTAATAACCAGTTTATTGCTTTAAATGATGGCTCAACCAATAGCAACATACAAATAGTTGTTGATTTTCAGAATACCGACGAAGCCTTATTAAAGCGTATTACCACCGGTGCGGCACTTAGCGTTACCGGTATTTTAGTAGCCAGCTTAGGTAAAGGCCAGGCGGTTGATGTAAAAGCCACCAGCATTGAAATACTGGGCGACAGCGACCCGGAAAAATACCCGTTACAGCCTAAAAAACACAGCCTTGAGTTTTTGCGCGAAATTGCTCACCTGCGTTTCCGTACTAATACGTTCGGTGCTATTTTCAGGGTACGCAACAGTTTATCATTTGCGGTACACCAGTTTTTCCAGGAAAAAGGCTTTGTTTACCTGCATACCCCGGTAATTACAGCATCAGATGCTGAAGGTGCCGGCGAGGCTTTCAAAGTAACCAATCTTGATTTAAATAACCTTCCACGTACCGAAAGCGGCGAAATTGACTACAAACAAGATTTCTTTGGTCGTGCTACTAACCTGACCGTATCAGGGCAGTTAGAGGGTGAGCTGGGTGCAATGGCCCTGAGCGACATTTATACGTTCGGCCCTACTTTCCGTGCCGAAAACTCAAATACTACCCGCCACCTAGCCGAGTTTTGGATGATTGAGCCCGAAATGGCATTTTATGACCTGGCCGATAACATGGACCTGGCCGAAGGTTTATTGAAATACGTGATTAACTACGCCCTTGAGCACAACGCTGAGGATATTGAGTTTTTAACCCAACGCCTGTTAGAAGAAGAGAAGAGCAAACCACAACAGGAACGTTCAGAAATGACCTTACTGGAGAAACTCCAATTCTGCTTAAACAACGATTTTGAGCGTTTAACTTATACTCAGGCTATCGAGATACTGAAAGATTCGACACCTAACAAAAAGAAAAAATTCCAATACCTTATTGAGGGCTGGGGTGCCGACTTACAATCGGAACATGAGCGTTATTTGGTAGAGAAACACTTTAAAAAACCGGTTATTTTAACCGATTATCCTAAAGAGATCAAATCTTTCTACATGCGCCAAAACGATGACGGTAAAACCGTTGCCGCTATGGACATTCTCTTCCCCGGTATTGGCGAAATTGTAGGCGGATCGCAGCGTGAAGAACGTTTAGAAAGACTGGAACAACGTATGGATGAAATAGGTATTCCTAAAGATGAGCTTTGGTGGTACCTGGATACCCGCCGCTTTGGTGGTTGTCCGCATGCCGGTTTTGGTTTGGGTTTTGAGCGTTTGGTATTGTTCGTTACCGGTATGGGTAACATCCGCGATGTTATTCCGTTCCCACGTTTCCCTAAAAACGCAGAGTTTTAG
- the dnaG gene encoding DNA primase, translating into MITKVTIDRIMEAVDIVEVIGEFVQLKKRGANYVGLSPFANEKTPSFTVSPAKGIFKDFSTGKGGSAVTFLMELEKFSYPEALKWLAKKYGIEVEELQDKPENIEADNRRESLMVVSNYAARFFQEAMWETPEGKSIGLSYFRERGFTNETIKKFELGYSPDQWEAFTSEAIKNAYQPDFLIESGLSVKRDNGTLYDRYRGRVMFPIHGFTGRVIAFGGRTLKTDKNVPKYVNSPESEIYHKSNVLYGLYFAKKSIRDEDNCYLVEGYADVLSVHQAGIENVVASSGTSLTVEQIRLIGRFTKNITILYDGDAAGIKASLRGLDLILEEGLNVKVVSFPNGDDPDSYIRKVGSSAFKTHIEQNKKDFILYKTSILLKEAGNDPIQRANVIREIVESIAKIPDSIKASVFIRECSQQLQIDERILLSELNKMKLGRAKKEQQKQQSRPEQQAEALEGNPYGDMPPPDELGYYDEQAAPSKSVEASLNQEREIIRLLLVYGHQIINWDNITNIYIGPFIIAELADVEFENPACKNFVALYKQQLENGVLPEEKFFIHHPEKEMVDLAVDMLSTKYTLSENWYNMHKIFISGEEANMKGTILGAIFHLKKQKVGKILDQLRTELQNTQDPIDQDAIMGRYLQMKKIEKHISDFLGSVIIK; encoded by the coding sequence ATGATAACTAAAGTCACCATTGATCGAATAATGGAAGCCGTCGACATCGTCGAGGTTATTGGCGAATTTGTGCAGTTAAAAAAGCGTGGTGCTAACTACGTAGGCCTTTCTCCATTTGCTAACGAAAAAACACCTTCGTTCACGGTATCTCCGGCAAAAGGAATTTTTAAGGATTTCTCGACAGGCAAAGGCGGTTCAGCGGTTACCTTCCTCATGGAGCTTGAAAAGTTTTCGTACCCCGAAGCTTTAAAGTGGCTGGCCAAAAAGTACGGCATCGAGGTTGAAGAGCTGCAGGACAAGCCCGAAAATATAGAGGCCGACAACCGCCGCGAAAGTCTGATGGTGGTAAGTAATTACGCCGCCAGGTTTTTCCAGGAAGCCATGTGGGAAACGCCCGAGGGCAAAAGCATTGGCTTAAGCTATTTCAGGGAGCGCGGTTTTACCAACGAAACCATTAAAAAGTTTGAATTGGGCTACTCGCCCGATCAATGGGAGGCTTTCACCAGCGAAGCCATTAAGAATGCCTACCAGCCCGATTTTTTGATAGAGAGCGGCCTCTCGGTAAAGCGCGATAATGGCACCCTGTACGACCGTTACCGTGGCCGTGTAATGTTCCCTATTCATGGTTTTACGGGTAGGGTAATTGCCTTTGGCGGCCGTACGCTCAAAACCGATAAAAACGTACCCAAATACGTTAACTCGCCCGAATCGGAGATTTATCATAAATCGAACGTTTTATACGGGTTGTACTTTGCCAAAAAGTCAATTCGCGATGAGGATAACTGTTACCTGGTAGAAGGTTATGCTGACGTGCTATCGGTACACCAAGCCGGTATCGAAAACGTAGTAGCCTCATCGGGCACCTCACTTACGGTTGAGCAAATACGTTTAATAGGTCGTTTTACCAAAAACATCACCATTTTGTATGATGGCGATGCCGCGGGTATTAAGGCATCATTACGTGGTTTGGATTTAATTCTGGAAGAAGGCCTCAACGTAAAAGTAGTTTCATTCCCTAATGGTGATGACCCCGACTCGTATATACGGAAGGTGGGTAGCAGTGCCTTTAAAACACACATCGAGCAAAACAAGAAAGACTTTATTCTTTATAAAACCAGCATCTTACTCAAAGAAGCTGGTAACGACCCTATACAAAGAGCCAATGTAATCCGCGAAATTGTAGAGAGTATTGCTAAGATACCTGATTCTATTAAGGCGTCGGTATTTATACGTGAGTGTAGCCAGCAGTTACAGATTGATGAGCGCATCCTGTTATCGGAACTGAACAAGATGAAGCTTGGCAGGGCCAAAAAGGAGCAACAAAAGCAGCAGTCGCGGCCTGAACAGCAAGCGGAAGCTTTAGAAGGCAACCCGTATGGCGATATGCCGCCGCCTGATGAACTTGGTTATTATGACGAGCAGGCTGCCCCGTCAAAATCGGTGGAAGCCAGCCTTAATCAGGAGCGTGAGATTATCAGGCTGTTATTAGTTTACGGGCACCAGATCATTAATTGGGATAATATTACCAATATCTATATAGGTCCGTTTATAATTGCCGAGCTGGCCGACGTGGAGTTTGAGAACCCGGCTTGCAAAAACTTTGTAGCGCTGTATAAGCAGCAGTTAGAGAACGGTGTACTGCCCGAAGAGAAATTCTTTATTCATCACCCTGAAAAAGAAATGGTTGACTTGGCGGTTGATATGCTCTCCACCAAATACACGTTGAGCGAGAACTGGTACAACATGCATAAGATATTTATTTCGGGCGAGGAGGCCAATATGAAGGGTACTATCCTGGGTGCTATATTTCACCTCAAAAAACAGAAGGTGGGCAAGATACTCGACCAACTGCGCACCGAGTTGCAAAACACGCAAGACCCGATTGATCAGGATGCCATAATGGGGCGGTACCTGCAAATGAAGAAGATAGAGAAGCATATTTCTGATTTTTTGGGGTCGGTTATTATTAAATAA
- a CDS encoding YraN family protein yields MAKHHELGRRGEALAKAHLEAAGYEILDENWTFGKAEVDLIAYKDRIIIFTEVKTRTGTGFGQPEDFVDTRKQKLLAGAADEYIYLMNHQGEVRFDIVSILFTPQNTYTLKHIEDAFWPSPY; encoded by the coding sequence ATGGCTAAGCACCACGAACTCGGCCGCCGCGGCGAAGCCTTAGCCAAAGCCCACCTCGAAGCTGCCGGTTACGAAATACTGGACGAAAACTGGACTTTTGGCAAAGCCGAGGTAGATTTAATTGCTTATAAAGACCGTATCATTATATTTACCGAAGTAAAAACCCGTACAGGTACCGGCTTTGGCCAACCCGAAGATTTTGTAGACACACGAAAGCAAAAGCTGCTGGCCGGTGCGGCCGATGAATACATTTACCTTATGAACCACCAGGGCGAGGTGCGTTTTGATATTGTATCCATACTATTTACACCCCAAAATACGTATACACTAAAACATATTGAAGATGCCTTTTGGCCATCGCCTTATTAA
- a CDS encoding glutaminyl-peptide cyclotransferase yields MKRTYILGIATFILALYSCGDKNKPVNISISPDAGTSYKQGDKVAVKLTLPADFKADSIVYLVDSVRLAAKTDSSSYSLATDSLGLGARVLTARIYSAGKVEEQSTNINLLAAKAPELYTYQLEKTFAHDTASFTEGLEYHDGVLYESDGGYCREGLKSSLRKTNVDGKVLQSIDIDCNTFAEGITVIDNKIIQLTYRERVGYVYDKATLKLLSNFTFTQGDEGWGMCNDGKNLYCNTGSNQIYVMDKTSFRTLRNIDVYDDQGPIDDLNEMEYIDGMIYANVWQKDDIVVIDPKTGAVVKRIDLSELTKQATVGINNSDAVLNGIAWDAAGKRLFVTGKNWPKLYQIKVVKKQGV; encoded by the coding sequence ATGAAACGTACATATATCCTTGGCATAGCCACATTTATATTAGCACTTTACAGCTGCGGCGATAAAAATAAACCCGTAAACATTAGCATTAGTCCCGATGCGGGCACCAGCTATAAACAGGGCGATAAGGTGGCTGTTAAATTGACTCTCCCGGCCGATTTTAAAGCCGATTCGATAGTTTACCTGGTAGATTCGGTACGGTTGGCTGCCAAAACCGACTCATCTTCCTATAGCCTTGCAACCGATAGTTTGGGTTTAGGTGCCAGAGTATTAACAGCCCGCATATACAGCGCCGGGAAAGTTGAGGAGCAAAGCACCAATATTAACCTGCTGGCAGCCAAAGCCCCTGAGTTGTATACCTACCAATTAGAGAAAACCTTTGCACACGATACGGCTTCGTTTACCGAAGGATTGGAGTACCACGATGGTGTTTTATATGAGAGTGACGGCGGTTACTGCCGCGAAGGTTTAAAATCGAGCCTTCGTAAAACCAATGTAGACGGCAAAGTACTTCAAAGCATTGATATTGATTGCAACACATTTGCCGAAGGTATTACTGTAATTGACAATAAAATTATCCAGCTTACTTACCGTGAGCGGGTAGGTTATGTGTACGATAAAGCTACACTTAAGCTATTATCCAACTTTACTTTTACCCAGGGCGATGAAGGCTGGGGCATGTGTAACGACGGCAAGAACCTGTACTGCAACACTGGTTCGAACCAGATATACGTGATGGATAAAACCAGCTTCCGCACGCTGCGTAACATTGATGTATACGACGACCAAGGGCCTATTGACGACCTGAACGAGATGGAATACATCGACGGCATGATATACGCCAACGTTTGGCAAAAGGATGATATTGTGGTTATAGACCCTAAAACCGGCGCCGTAGTAAAACGTATTGACCTAAGCGAACTAACCAAACAAGCCACCGTAGGTATTAATAATAGTGATGCCGTACTAAACGGCATTGCCTGGGATGCAGCAGGTAAACGCCTGTTTGTAACCGGTAAAAACTGGCCTAAATTGTATCAAATCAAGGTGGTGAAGAAACAGGGAGTTTAA
- the pgi gene encoding glucose-6-phosphate isomerase, with the protein MLPNIDFTTTQAYEYLTDYFPELEPKQLKDLFATDPQRFSKFSVYFEEMLFDYSKNRIDDKVIALLIQLAKECRLNEAIAAMFNGEAINVTEGRPVLHTALRNQSNTPVLAEGKDVMPDVNAVLQHMKEFSEAVISGEWKGYTGKEITDVVNIGIGGSDLGPVMVTEALKPYKTRLNLHFVSNVDGTHITETLKQLNPETTLFLIASKTFTTQETMANANSAREWFLAGGAAEANIAKHFAALSTNAAAVEKFGIDTQNMFGFWDWVGGRYSLWSAIGLSIALSVGFDNFEGLLGGAHAMDNHFKETEFEQNIPVIAALLGVWYNNFFDAESQAILPYDQYMHRFAAYFQQGDMESNGKYVDRNGQPVDYQTGPIIWGEPGTNGQHAFYQLIHQGTKLIPADFIAPAQSQNPVGEHHTLLLSNFFAQTEALMNGKTYEEVVAELKAAGKTEAEIEALAPFKVFEGNRPTNSILLKKITPRALGSLIAMYEHKIFVQGIIWNIYSFDQWGVELGKQLAGKILPELRTADEVSTHDASTNGLINQYKEWR; encoded by the coding sequence ATGCTGCCAAACATTGATTTTACCACCACCCAGGCTTACGAGTACTTAACCGACTACTTCCCCGAGCTGGAGCCTAAGCAACTTAAAGACCTGTTTGCAACTGACCCACAACGCTTTAGCAAGTTTTCGGTTTATTTTGAGGAAATGCTCTTCGATTATTCAAAAAACCGCATCGACGATAAGGTTATAGCTTTATTAATACAGTTGGCCAAAGAGTGTAGGTTAAATGAGGCAATTGCCGCCATGTTTAACGGCGAAGCTATTAACGTTACCGAAGGTCGCCCGGTGCTACATACCGCCTTGCGCAACCAAAGCAATACACCGGTATTAGCTGAAGGTAAAGATGTTATGCCCGATGTAAACGCCGTGCTGCAGCATATGAAAGAGTTTAGCGAAGCAGTAATTAGCGGCGAATGGAAAGGCTACACCGGCAAAGAAATTACTGATGTGGTAAACATAGGCATTGGCGGATCGGACCTTGGGCCGGTGATGGTTACCGAGGCTTTAAAGCCGTACAAAACCCGCCTGAACCTGCACTTCGTATCGAACGTTGACGGCACGCACATTACCGAAACGTTAAAACAGTTAAATCCCGAAACTACGCTTTTCCTCATAGCATCAAAAACCTTTACCACGCAGGAAACCATGGCCAACGCCAACAGTGCCCGCGAGTGGTTTTTAGCCGGCGGCGCTGCCGAGGCTAATATTGCCAAGCACTTTGCTGCCTTGAGCACCAATGCTGCCGCGGTTGAAAAATTTGGTATTGATACGCAAAACATGTTTGGTTTTTGGGATTGGGTTGGCGGTCGTTACTCGTTATGGAGTGCTATTGGCTTATCAATTGCCCTGAGCGTTGGCTTTGATAACTTTGAAGGGTTATTAGGTGGTGCCCATGCTATGGACAACCACTTTAAAGAAACTGAATTTGAACAAAACATACCGGTTATTGCCGCCCTGTTAGGCGTATGGTACAATAACTTTTTTGATGCCGAAAGCCAGGCCATTTTACCGTACGACCAGTATATGCACCGCTTTGCTGCCTATTTTCAACAAGGGGATATGGAGAGCAACGGCAAATACGTTGACCGCAACGGCCAACCTGTAGATTACCAAACCGGTCCTATTATTTGGGGCGAGCCGGGTACCAATGGACAGCATGCGTTTTACCAGTTAATACACCAGGGCACCAAGTTGATCCCTGCCGATTTTATTGCGCCTGCACAGTCGCAAAACCCGGTTGGCGAGCACCATACCCTGCTCCTATCAAACTTTTTTGCCCAAACCGAAGCCCTAATGAACGGCAAAACCTACGAAGAAGTAGTAGCCGAACTGAAAGCCGCCGGTAAAACCGAAGCAGAAATTGAAGCCCTGGCACCATTCAAGGTATTTGAAGGTAACCGCCCAACCAACTCTATATTGCTTAAAAAGATCACCCCGCGTGCGCTGGGTTCGTTAATTGCCATGTATGAGCACAAAATATTTGTACAGGGCATTATATGGAACATTTACAGCTTCGACCAATGGGGTGTAGAGCTGGGCAAACAACTGGCCGGCAAAATACTACCTGAGCTACGTACTGCCGACGAGGTGAGTACTCACGATGCATCGACTAATGGTTTGATCAATCAGTATAAAGAGTGGAGATAA